From Glycine max cultivar Williams 82 chromosome 11, Glycine_max_v4.0, whole genome shotgun sequence, the proteins below share one genomic window:
- the LOC102668782 gene encoding histidine-containing phosphotransfer protein 1: protein MANINNIAALKLQLYNHIRSMHDEGLVNQQFLQLQVLRQPFRCDIILRLVTTYCNSCKDLFSSLSHQLDQERVNYERLNDLALDFYARTSSIGAEGVRRACASLIEACERKDKNGCSLALYWTKNRFSYLRGRFETLVKMERNIIYLENML, encoded by the exons ATGGCCAACATTAACAACATAGCTGCTCTCAAGCTCCAGCTTTACAACCACATCCGCTCCATGCACGATGAG GGACTTGTCAATCAACAATTCCTTCAGCTTCAAGTCCTGAGGCAACCTTTTCGTTGCGACATCATCCTCAGACTTGTCACCACCTACTGTAATTCCTGCAAggatctcttttcttctctctctcaccAACT TGACCAGGAGAGGGTTAATTATGAACGACTTAATGATCTCGCTCTGGATTTCTATGCGAGGACATCCAG CATTGGTGCAGAGGGTGTAAGACGTGCATGTGCTAGCCTTATTGAAGCATGTGAGAGGAAAGATAAGAATGG TTGCTCCCTGGCTTTATACTGGACCAAGAACAGGTTTTCTTATTTGAGAGGCAGATTTGAAACCCTTGTGAAG ATGGAGAGGAATATTATCTATCTTGAGAATATGCTGTGA